One window from the genome of Leishmania mexicana MHOM/GT/2001/U1103 complete genome, chromosome 18 encodes:
- a CDS encoding putative chaperone protein DNAj — protein MSAAACSWGHTEWTPYEVLNVPPSAPINDIRAAFKRMALHTHPDKATVTTSDKRTSDGGTTSCSEFAVSFHIVKEASEILLDPYLRAAYDAARSQALAREVGAVSDTYALMDDFVRVMMDGDEGDGQRVHVYQRECRCGGVYEVALFPEAPAGSGKDEDVPRTYLAHTLRCECDSCSLVVEVVA, from the coding sequence atgtctgcggcggcgtgttCGTGGGGTCACACGGAGTGGACGCCGTACGAGGTCCTCAACGTACCGCCGTCGGCCCCCATCAATGACATTCGTGCTGCTTTCAAGCGCATGGCGTTGCACACGCACCCTGACAAGGCAACGGTGACGACGTCAGATAAAAGGACGAGCGACGGCGGGACGACGTCGTGCTCAGAATTTGCAGTTTCCTTTCACATTGTGAAGGAGGCGTCGGAGATTTTGCTTGACCCGTACCTGCGCGCCGCCTACGATGCCGCCCGCTCCCAGGCGTTGGCGCGCGAGGTTGGCGCTGTCAGTGATACCTACGCTCTGATGGACGACTTTGTTCGTGTAATGATGGACGGTGACGAAGGTGATGGGCagcgcgtgcatgtgtacCAGCGTGAgtgtcgctgcggcggcgtctaTGAGGTGGCTCTGTTTCCTGAGGCACCGGCAGGGAGTGGCAAGGACGAGGATGTGCCGCGGACGTACTTGGCCCATACGCTAAGGTGCGAGTGCGATTCGTGCTCACTtgtggtggaggtggtggcgtaG
- a CDS encoding NADH:ubiquinone oxidoreductase 78 Kd subunit-like protein: protein MTDIAHGSRYDRGAAASTAAEQVAAGQYAENKPRAIMFVNKRPVEIIPQEENVLEVLEREGITVPKFCYHPILSVAGNCRMCMVQVDGTQNIVVACSTVALPGMSIITDSRLVRDAREGNVELILINHPNDCPICEQATNCDLQNVSMNYGSDIPRYREDKRAVEDFYFDPQTRVVLNRCIHCTRCIRFLNEHAQDFNLGQIGRGGLSEISTFLDELEVKTDNNMPVSQLCPVGKLYMGDADENNDIVRELEAAEATA, encoded by the coding sequence ATGACGGACATTGCACACGGCAGCAGGTACGaccgtggcgcagcggccagCACGGCTGCCGAGCAGGTTGCGGCGGGCCAGTACGCTGAAAACAAGCCGCGCGCCATCATGTTTGTCAACAAGCGCCCGGTTGAGATCATTCCGCAGGAGGAGAACGTGCTagaggtgctggagcgggAGGGCATCACCGTACCGAAGTTCTGCTACCACCCCATCCTCTCCGTGGCCGGAAACTGCCGTATGTGCATGGTGCAGGTGGACGGAACTCAGAACATCGTCGTCGCCTGCTCCACCGTGGCGTTGCCTGGCATGTCCATCATCACCGACAGTCGCCTCGTGCGCGACGCCCGCGAGGGCAATGTGGAGCTCATCCTGATCAACCACCCGAACGACTGCCCGATTTGCGAGCAGGCCACCAACTGCGATCTGCAGAACGTGAGCATGAACTACGGCTCCGACATCCCGCGCTACCGCGAGGACAAGAGAGCCGTGGAGGACTTTTACTTTGACCCCCAGACACGCGTCGTGCTGAACCGCTGCATCCACTGCACCCGCTGCATCCGCTTCTTGAACGAGCACGCGCAGGACTTCAACCTCGGCCAGATTGGCCGCGGCGGGCTGAGCGAGATTTCGACCTTTCTAGATGAGCTGGAGGTGAAGACAGACAACAATATGCCCGTCTCTCAGCTATGCCCCGTCGGGAAGCTGTACATGGGCGATGCAGACGAGAACAACGACATAGTGCGCGAGCTCGAGGCTGCGGAGGCAACGGCGTGA